The genomic DNA GGAATGCTCTAACGCGGTCTGCCGCGGTTTGTGTCATTGAGATGGCCATACTACAACCTTTATTACCAATGAGGGGACAAGCCCCTCTAACTAATTATTACTCTTGATGTTTTTTCTTGTAATCTGATACTGCCGCTTTAATCGCGTCTTCCGCAAGAATAGAGCAATGCACCTTAACTGGTGGCAGTTCTAGTTCTTCTGCAATTTCAGAGTTTTTGATTGCGGCTGCTTCATCCACCGTTTTGCCTTTTACCCACTCTGTGACGAGGGAGCTAGAAGCAATGGCGCTACCACAACCGTAGGTTTTAAATTTTGCATCTTCAATGATGCCCTCTGGGGTCACCTTGATTTGCAGTTTCATTACGTCACCACACGCTGGTGCACCTACCATTCCGCTACCTACATTGGCATCGTCTTTATCAAAAGATCCAACATTGCGTGGGTTTTCGTAGTGGTCAATTACTTTTTCGCTGTAAGCCATAATATAGTCCTCTTACTCTCTACTTCCGTGGAACTAGTGATGTGCCCACTCAACGGTGTCCAGATCAATACCTTCCTTGTACATGTCCCAAAGTGGCGACATGTCGCGTAATTTCGTTACCGCTGTGCGAACTTGCTCAGCCGCATAATCAATATCTTCCTCTGTGGTATAACGACCAAAAGAGAAGCGTACTGAACTGTGTGCAAGCTCATCATTTAAGCCTAATGCACGAAGTACGTACGATGGCTCAAGGCTCGCAGATGTACATGCAGAACCTGAAGAAACCGCAAGGTCTTTTAAAGACATTAATAATGATTCACCTTCAACAAATGCAAAGCTCACATTCAAGTTGTGAGGAACGCGTTGCTCAAAGTCACCATTGACAGTTACCGCTTCCAAATCTTTAATCGCATCCATTAAACGGTTACGTAGATTTAAAGCGTGTTGATAATCTTTTTCCATATCCAGTTTTGCAATACGGAATGCTTCGCCCATACCAACAATTTGGTGAGTAGGTAACGTACCGGAGCGGAAACCACGTTCGTGACCGCCACCGTGCATTTGTGCTTCAAGACGAATACGCGGTTTACGACGCACGTAAAGTGCACCAATACCTTTAGGGCCGTAGATCTTATGTGCTGAAAGAGAAATAAGGTCTACTTTCATTTCTTGAACATCAATCGGCAATTTGCCTGCTGACTGCGCTGCATCTACATGGAAGATGATTTTACGTTCACGACACATTTCGCCAATTGAAGTGATATCTTGAATCACGCCAATTTCGTTATTCACATGCATAATAGAAACTAAAATCGTGTCTTCACGTATCGCTTGTTGCAGTTTATTTAAGTCGATAATGCCGTTAGCTTCTGGCTCAAGGTAAGTCACCTCAAAACCTTCGCGTTCTAGTTGACGACATGGGTCAAGAACCGCTTTGTGTTCTGTCTTACAAGTAATAACGTGCTTGCCTTTCTTTGAGTAGAAATGAGCAGCACCTTTAATTGCTAGGTTATCGGACTCTGTTGCACCGGAAGTAAAGACGATTTCACGAGGATCGGCATTCAATAAATCCGCAATGTTTCC from Vibrio rarus includes the following:
- a CDS encoding IscS subfamily cysteine desulfurase translates to MKLPIYLDYSATSPVDERVAEKMVQYMTMDGTFGNPASRSHRFGWQAEEAVDNARGNIADLLNADPREIVFTSGATESDNLAIKGAAHFYSKKGKHVITCKTEHKAVLDPCRQLEREGFEVTYLEPEANGIIDLNKLQQAIREDTILVSIMHVNNEIGVIQDITSIGEMCRERKIIFHVDAAQSAGKLPIDVQEMKVDLISLSAHKIYGPKGIGALYVRRKPRIRLEAQMHGGGHERGFRSGTLPTHQIVGMGEAFRIAKLDMEKDYQHALNLRNRLMDAIKDLEAVTVNGDFEQRVPHNLNVSFAFVEGESLLMSLKDLAVSSGSACTSASLEPSYVLRALGLNDELAHSSVRFSFGRYTTEEDIDYAAEQVRTAVTKLRDMSPLWDMYKEGIDLDTVEWAHH
- the iscU gene encoding Fe-S cluster assembly scaffold IscU, coding for MAYSEKVIDHYENPRNVGSFDKDDANVGSGMVGAPACGDVMKLQIKVTPEGIIEDAKFKTYGCGSAIASSSLVTEWVKGKTVDEAAAIKNSEIAEELELPPVKVHCSILAEDAIKAAVSDYKKKHQE